One window of Nostoc sp. C052 genomic DNA carries:
- a CDS encoding MoxR family ATPase has translation MVEAVGRPFLEYTGKVQPQLGERGANGQLLYPYFPNPELVEAVNLAIYLERPLLLKGEPGCGKTLLASAVAYELGLKLEAWYVKSTSRGRDGLYNYDAVGRLRDAQLATSNRLTAEQILRIDDPTTSTYVRWGPLGRAFQQEQRTVVLIDEIDKADIDFPNDLLLELDQKRFIVEETGQEIKAKAAPIVLITSNDEKDLPDAFLRRCLFHYVEFPSRERLIQIVNALFPTSPQDLIDKAIVRFLLLREEMRKDKGEAGKKVSTSELIDWFRVLRRYPEDEALAKLDGKIPYAGVLLKSWDDHIRYLRQSRGRE, from the coding sequence ATGGTTGAGGCTGTAGGTAGACCATTTCTAGAATATACAGGTAAAGTTCAGCCTCAGTTAGGAGAAAGAGGCGCGAACGGACAGCTTTTATATCCCTATTTTCCTAACCCCGAACTGGTAGAAGCGGTAAACTTGGCGATTTACTTAGAACGCCCCTTACTACTGAAGGGAGAACCAGGATGTGGTAAGACTTTACTAGCAAGTGCAGTTGCCTACGAGCTAGGTTTGAAATTAGAAGCTTGGTATGTTAAATCCACCAGTCGAGGGCGGGATGGATTGTATAACTACGATGCCGTGGGGCGGTTGCGGGATGCCCAACTTGCAACCTCCAATCGTCTAACAGCAGAACAAATCCTGCGAATTGATGACCCGACTACCTCTACCTATGTACGCTGGGGACCATTAGGACGGGCATTTCAGCAGGAGCAGCGCACAGTGGTGTTAATTGACGAAATTGACAAAGCTGATATTGATTTTCCTAACGATCTGCTATTGGAATTAGACCAAAAACGATTCATCGTAGAAGAAACAGGTCAGGAAATTAAAGCCAAGGCGGCGCCCATTGTTTTGATCACTAGCAATGATGAGAAAGATTTACCAGATGCCTTCTTGCGCCGATGTTTGTTTCACTATGTGGAATTTCCCAGTCGTGAGCGGTTGATCCAAATTGTTAATGCTCTGTTTCCTACTTCACCCCAAGATTTGATAGATAAAGCTATAGTTCGCTTCTTGCTTCTGCGGGAAGAAATGCGAAAAGATAAAGGTGAGGCTGGCAAAAAAGTAAGCACCAGCGAATTAATTGACTGGTTTCGCGTTCTGCGCCGTTATCCTGAAGATGAAGCTTTGGCAAAACTGGATGGCAAGATCCCTTATGCTGGCGTGTTGCTGAAAAGTTGGGATGACCATATACGCTATTTGAGACAGAGCCGTGGACGTGAATGA
- a CDS encoding CHASE2 domain-containing protein has product MSKIRPEVANRRIESFKKRFGKAHLYLAYHAAFPLALTPDLLYRLWANFQYDIHGQVLSIPWVSVADILLSSLCDEVGYELYEMDLAIRKELLKSLKEDPDFDKQRLDELANFLLDYIHLQLRNDDPDIKDLAQSQRWTALAYVLPNEAVRELALTLSKLDQNQDQAEILRLASFVETVAEPLADFEALLIYTRGMGSLIRGDLESAKTQFTRVKIYQNQIQVAGINLLIPEEIIKVTGHSLNDVRRSEKQKAPTSIIKTFSSQAVSRQKLINNRETSSSRFNFSRVIFVSLLITGFVAGIRWLGILENIEISAYDQMMRSRIAEGLDSRLLIITIDDDDLATQRQNGESFIGASISEKSLNKLLAKLNQYQPRAIGLDIYRDFSAKEPDLITRLQQTQNLIGVCKGSDSTGNIKGIKPPPEIPPGNLGFSDFIHDRDGVIRRQLLFMNQETTSLCSAPYAFSLQLASLYLRPLGIQTKFTPEGNLQLGKTIFPNLKSRTGGYQNIDANGGQILLNYRSSKEIAEQVKLTQFLASPINPSAIKDRIVLIGVVAKGDSPDTWPTPYGVLLDEQMPGVLVQAHMISQILSAVQDGRPLLQTWSLWIEVVWIWGWSLLGGLLAWRFQHLLYLTLGSGIAIAILYISCYGLLISGVWAPFVPPVIALIVAGGSIILVKLQPPSANKIIISQE; this is encoded by the coding sequence ATGAGTAAAATCAGACCTGAAGTTGCTAACCGACGCATCGAGTCTTTTAAAAAACGTTTTGGAAAAGCCCACTTGTATTTGGCTTATCATGCGGCTTTTCCCTTAGCGCTCACACCCGATTTGTTATATCGTTTGTGGGCTAACTTCCAGTACGATATTCATGGTCAAGTGCTAAGTATCCCTTGGGTAAGTGTAGCGGATATACTGCTTTCTAGCCTATGCGACGAAGTCGGGTATGAACTCTACGAGATGGATTTAGCAATACGAAAGGAACTGCTTAAATCCTTGAAGGAAGACCCAGATTTTGATAAACAGCGACTTGATGAACTTGCTAACTTTCTACTCGATTACATCCACCTACAACTTCGTAACGACGATCCTGATATTAAAGACCTTGCCCAATCTCAACGATGGACTGCGTTAGCTTATGTACTTCCTAATGAAGCAGTTCGCGAACTAGCATTGACTTTATCAAAATTGGATCAAAATCAAGATCAAGCAGAAATATTACGATTAGCCTCATTTGTAGAAACAGTTGCCGAACCACTAGCAGATTTTGAAGCATTATTAATATATACCCGTGGAATGGGAAGCTTAATTCGTGGTGATTTAGAAAGCGCAAAAACTCAGTTTACAAGAGTTAAGATTTATCAAAATCAAATCCAGGTAGCTGGAATAAATTTACTCATTCCTGAAGAAATTATCAAAGTAACAGGGCATTCTCTAAATGACGTTAGACGTTCGGAAAAACAAAAAGCTCCGACTTCAATTATTAAAACATTTAGTAGCCAAGCAGTGAGTAGACAAAAGTTAATTAACAATCGCGAGACTTCATCTAGTAGATTTAACTTTAGCAGAGTAATTTTTGTAAGTTTGCTTATAACAGGTTTTGTTGCAGGGATTAGATGGTTGGGAATACTGGAAAATATAGAAATTTCAGCCTATGACCAGATGATGCGATCGCGCATTGCGGAAGGGCTTGATTCCCGACTGTTGATAATCACAATTGACGATGACGATCTGGCGACTCAAAGACAAAATGGTGAGTCTTTCATCGGAGCATCGATTTCCGAAAAATCTCTCAATAAACTCCTGGCAAAACTGAATCAATACCAACCCCGTGCGATCGGCTTAGATATCTACCGTGATTTTTCTGCCAAAGAACCAGATTTAATTACTCGTCTCCAACAAACTCAAAACTTGATTGGTGTATGCAAGGGGAGTGATAGTACAGGAAATATCAAAGGCATTAAGCCACCCCCAGAAATCCCCCCAGGAAATTTGGGATTCAGTGACTTTATTCACGATCGCGATGGCGTGATTCGTCGGCAACTTCTGTTTATGAATCAGGAGACAACATCTTTGTGTTCTGCTCCTTATGCCTTCAGCTTACAACTAGCCTCCCTCTATCTGCGCCCTTTAGGAATTCAAACAAAGTTCACCCCTGAAGGAAATTTGCAACTGGGTAAGACTATTTTTCCGAATTTGAAATCTCGCACTGGCGGCTATCAAAATATTGATGCTAATGGTGGTCAAATCTTACTCAACTACCGTTCTTCAAAAGAGATAGCCGAACAGGTGAAGCTAACACAATTTTTAGCTAGTCCAATTAACCCCAGTGCGATCAAAGACCGAATTGTTCTCATTGGTGTAGTGGCAAAGGGAGATTCTCCAGATACTTGGCCGACACCTTATGGCGTTCTTTTAGATGAGCAAATGCCAGGAGTGCTGGTACAAGCGCACATGATCAGCCAGATCCTTAGTGCAGTCCAGGATGGGCGACCATTGCTGCAAACTTGGTCATTGTGGATTGAGGTGGTCTGGATTTGGGGCTGGTCATTATTGGGTGGGTTGTTGGCATGGCGCTTTCAGCATTTACTCTATCTCACCCTGGGAAGTGGAATAGCGATCGCAATTCTGTATATCTCTTGCTATGGTCTTTTAATATCGGGTGTTTGGGCCCCGTTTGTTCCACCAGTAATAGCCTTAATAGTTGCTGGCGGAAGCATAATACTCGTAAAGCTTCAACCTCCATCGGCTAATAAAATAATCATCTCGCAAGAATAA